In one Gemmatimonadota bacterium genomic region, the following are encoded:
- a CDS encoding insulinase family protein, with protein MPVLTLSLVLALVQAAPAGRLPLDPAVTTGRLPNGVRYYVRKNTRPEKRAELRLVVNTGSVMEDDDQLGLAHFVEHMAFNGTRNFKKQALVDYIEAIGMRFGADLNASTGFDETIYQLLVPTDSAHLVRKGFQILEDWADGISFDTAEVRKERGVVVEEWRLGQGADNRMQKKQFPVIFRGSRYKDRLPIGTKESLEGFNPAALTRFYRDWYRPDLMAVVAVGDFEPRQIIQLIRTHFGRIPARRVRRPRVEYSVPARDSTAVAIATDAEATSTSVGAYYLRPGRVDPSRAAYRKSLVGELYASMLGQRLAELSQQPNPPFIGAGGGPGRFVRGTEAFSLGAAVADTGILRGLTAVLTEVERVDRHGFTGPELERTKQDYLRSYEQAFAERDKTESGSFVEEYIQHFLTGDPSPGIAAEFAMIKAMLPTVILPEVNRAAQEWLKLKDRILLVNAPEKPSVKVPVAAELLALFDRVRGTDVAAYQETVSAAPLVEAGLVNRPVVSETRDSLLGVTRWTLENGIRVIVKPTTFKADEVLFSGFSPGGNSLTPDSLFTAAVFATQLVSLGGLADFSLIELQKKLAGKSVFVAPFLGAYQEGIRGQASPQDLETMFQLTYLYFTAPRRDPQAFEAFKTNARAQLANRGASPAIALRDTLVATMSGHHPRSRPLAPVIIDSLDLDRSLAVYRDRFSDAGDFTFVLVGSLTLEQVKPLVEHYLGNLPATRRGERWRDLGIKPPTGVVEREVRRGIEPKSQTELVFSGPFSFSRQERFVLRSLADVLDIKLREQLREELGGTYGVSVTPAPSRIPREEYTVSVSFGSAPDRVPQLLAAVFAQIDTLQQQGATEKDLAKIRETTIRSRETDLKENGFWLGQLAAVDQNGDDPKVILDSSDLLPLLTPERMKQAALRYLDRKNYVRVTLLPESKPTP; from the coding sequence TTGCCCGTGCTCACTCTGTCGCTCGTGCTCGCCCTGGTCCAGGCCGCCCCGGCCGGCCGCCTCCCGCTCGACCCCGCCGTTACCACCGGCCGGCTGCCGAACGGGGTCCGTTACTACGTCCGGAAGAACACCCGTCCGGAAAAGCGGGCCGAACTCCGTTTGGTGGTCAACACCGGTTCGGTCATGGAGGACGACGATCAGTTGGGCTTGGCCCATTTCGTCGAACACATGGCCTTCAACGGCACCCGGAACTTCAAGAAGCAGGCGCTGGTCGATTACATCGAAGCGATCGGAATGCGGTTCGGCGCCGACTTGAACGCCAGTACCGGATTCGATGAGACGATCTACCAGCTGCTGGTGCCCACCGACAGCGCCCATTTGGTGCGGAAGGGCTTTCAAATCCTCGAGGATTGGGCAGACGGCATCAGCTTCGACACCGCGGAAGTCCGGAAGGAACGCGGCGTGGTGGTCGAGGAGTGGCGGCTCGGCCAGGGCGCCGACAACCGGATGCAGAAGAAGCAGTTTCCGGTCATTTTTCGGGGTTCTAGATATAAGGACAGGCTGCCGATCGGGACCAAGGAGTCCCTCGAAGGGTTCAACCCCGCGGCGCTGACCCGGTTTTACCGCGACTGGTACCGGCCCGACCTGATGGCGGTGGTGGCCGTCGGCGACTTCGAGCCCCGGCAGATCATTCAGCTGATCCGAACCCACTTTGGCCGGATTCCCGCCCGTCGGGTCCGGCGGCCCCGGGTCGAATACTCGGTGCCGGCCCGCGATTCCACGGCCGTCGCGATTGCCACCGACGCCGAGGCGACCAGCACGTCGGTTGGGGCCTACTACCTTCGCCCCGGACGGGTCGATCCGAGCCGCGCGGCCTATCGGAAATCGCTGGTCGGCGAGCTCTACGCCTCGATGCTGGGCCAGCGGCTGGCCGAACTCTCCCAACAGCCGAACCCGCCCTTCATCGGGGCCGGCGGCGGGCCGGGCCGTTTCGTCCGGGGCACCGAGGCCTTTTCACTCGGTGCCGCGGTGGCCGACACCGGCATTCTTCGGGGCCTGACCGCGGTTCTGACCGAAGTCGAGCGGGTCGACCGCCATGGCTTTACCGGCCCGGAGCTCGAGCGCACCAAACAGGACTACCTCCGAAGCTACGAACAAGCCTTTGCCGAGCGCGACAAGACCGAGTCGGGCTCCTTCGTCGAGGAGTACATTCAGCACTTCCTGACCGGTGACCCATCGCCGGGGATCGCGGCCGAGTTTGCGATGATCAAGGCCATGCTTCCAACGGTGATCTTGCCGGAAGTGAATCGGGCCGCGCAGGAATGGCTCAAGTTGAAGGACCGAATTCTGCTGGTGAACGCGCCGGAAAAGCCGAGCGTCAAGGTGCCGGTTGCCGCGGAGTTGCTGGCCTTGTTCGACCGGGTTCGGGGCACCGACGTGGCGGCCTATCAGGAGACGGTCTCCGCCGCCCCGTTAGTCGAGGCCGGGCTGGTCAATCGTCCCGTGGTCAGTGAGACCCGGGACTCCTTGCTCGGCGTCACCCGGTGGACTCTCGAGAACGGGATCCGGGTCATCGTCAAACCGACCACGTTCAAGGCCGATGAAGTGTTGTTCTCCGGGTTCAGCCCCGGCGGCAACTCGCTCACGCCCGACAGCCTCTTCACCGCCGCCGTCTTCGCCACCCAGTTGGTGTCGCTCGGAGGCTTGGCTGATTTCAGTTTGATCGAGCTGCAGAAGAAGCTCGCCGGAAAATCGGTGTTCGTGGCCCCGTTCCTGGGCGCGTATCAGGAGGGCATCCGCGGCCAAGCCTCGCCCCAGGACCTCGAAACGATGTTCCAGCTGACCTATCTCTATTTCACCGCGCCCCGGCGGGACCCGCAGGCCTTCGAGGCCTTCAAGACTAACGCCCGGGCCCAGTTGGCCAACCGGGGCGCGAGCCCGGCCATCGCACTCCGCGATACGTTGGTGGCGACGATGTCGGGCCATCACCCCCGGAGCCGGCCGCTGGCCCCGGTCATCATCGACTCGCTCGACCTCGACCGGTCGTTGGCGGTATACCGCGACCGGTTCAGTGATGCCGGCGATTTCACCTTCGTGCTGGTCGGATCGCTGACCCTGGAACAGGTCAAGCCGCTGGTGGAACACTACCTCGGGAACCTCCCCGCCACCCGGCGGGGCGAGCGATGGCGCGATCTCGGGATCAAGCCGCCGACCGGTGTGGTGGAACGCGAGGTCCGGCGGGGCATCGAACCCAAGAGTCAGACCGAGCTGGTTTTCTCCGGGCCATTTTCGTTCTCGCGACAGGAACGGTTCGTCCTCCGGAGCCTGGCCGACGTGCTGGACATCAAGCTCCGCGAGCAGCTCCGCGAGGAACTCGGCGGCACCTACGGCGTTTCGGTTACCCCCGCGCCGAGCCGGATTCCCAGGGAGGAATACACCGTGAGCGTGAGCTTCGGATCGGCTCCCGATCGGGTCCCCCAATTGCTGGCCGCGGTATTTGCCCAGATCGACACCCTGCAACAGCAGGGTGCCACCGAGAAAGACCTGGCCAAGATCCGCGAAACGACGATTCGATCGCGCGAAACCGACCTCAAGGAGAACGGCTTCTGGCTCGGCCAGTTGGCGGCCGTTGACCAGAACGGCGATGATCCGAAGGTGATTCTCGATTCGAGTGATCTCTTGCCCCTGCTGACACCGGAGCGGATGAAACAGGCGGCCCTTCGGTATCTCGACCGGAAGAATTACGTTCGAGTCACCCTTTTACCGGAATCGAAACCGACCCCGTGA
- a CDS encoding amidohydrolase has product MNSLLLLGLVALGSAPTAAAQTKNVTHGKRPGGRLAIRNVLVVQGNGTPAEGPYDVVVEGNRIVDLAALDPVAVQSGRARRPAADAEIDGTGKYLLPGLINSHGHLQNERAGVPQPYDYQFKLWLASGVTTVRDVSSGGDAKEFLELKEKSAHGKIEAPRLYIYAGYTRGAPLRTADQARARVREVKALGVDGIKIGGMERDLMAAMADEAKKLGLPVAHHVGVEETTAWDDVRLGTRSIEHWYGVPDAAFEDGVQRFPADFNYNDETHRFRYAGRIWREANPERLTKILQAMVDSNVAWNPTLVIYEASRDLQRAETQPWFKDYLHPALEDYFRPNPANHGSYFIGWSSVDEAYWKENYRLWMAALRDFGRRGGLIGVGEDAGFIYQMYGFGVIRELELHQEAGFTPLKVIQHATANNAKILGAEADLGRVRVGFLADLIVVNGNPLEDLKVFYPTGTTAIRNGKEVKAGGVEWTIKDGIPYNGARLMEEVKDLVAKARQERAKKQR; this is encoded by the coding sequence ATGAACAGTCTTCTCCTGCTGGGCTTGGTGGCCCTCGGATCAGCGCCGACGGCGGCCGCCCAAACCAAGAACGTGACCCACGGCAAACGACCCGGAGGTCGGCTGGCCATTCGGAACGTGCTGGTTGTCCAAGGCAACGGAACCCCGGCCGAGGGACCCTACGATGTGGTGGTTGAGGGAAACCGGATCGTGGACCTGGCCGCCCTCGACCCGGTGGCGGTGCAATCCGGCCGGGCACGCCGCCCGGCCGCCGATGCCGAAATCGACGGCACCGGGAAGTACCTCCTACCCGGATTGATCAATTCCCACGGCCACCTCCAGAACGAACGCGCCGGGGTTCCTCAGCCCTACGACTACCAGTTCAAGCTCTGGCTGGCATCGGGCGTCACCACCGTTCGCGACGTCAGCTCCGGCGGCGATGCCAAGGAGTTCCTCGAGCTCAAGGAAAAGAGCGCCCACGGAAAGATCGAAGCCCCTCGGCTCTACATCTACGCCGGCTACACCCGCGGCGCCCCGCTTCGCACCGCCGACCAAGCTCGGGCCCGGGTTCGCGAGGTCAAAGCCCTGGGCGTCGATGGCATCAAGATCGGCGGCATGGAGCGCGATCTGATGGCCGCCATGGCGGACGAGGCGAAAAAACTGGGCCTCCCGGTGGCCCACCATGTCGGCGTCGAGGAAACCACGGCCTGGGACGACGTCCGGCTCGGAACCCGGAGCATCGAGCATTGGTACGGCGTCCCGGACGCCGCATTCGAAGATGGGGTTCAGCGGTTTCCCGCCGATTTCAACTACAACGACGAAACCCATCGCTTCCGGTATGCCGGCCGAATTTGGCGCGAGGCTAACCCGGAGCGTTTGACCAAGATTCTCCAAGCCATGGTCGACAGCAACGTGGCCTGGAATCCAACCCTGGTCATTTACGAAGCAAGCCGCGATCTCCAGCGGGCCGAAACCCAGCCTTGGTTCAAAGACTACCTCCACCCAGCCCTGGAGGATTATTTCCGCCCGAACCCGGCCAACCACGGCTCCTATTTCATCGGCTGGTCATCGGTCGACGAGGCCTACTGGAAGGAAAACTATCGACTCTGGATGGCGGCCCTCCGGGACTTCGGGCGTCGGGGCGGCTTGATCGGGGTCGGGGAAGACGCCGGCTTCATCTATCAGATGTACGGCTTTGGCGTGATCCGTGAATTGGAGCTCCACCAGGAGGCGGGGTTCACTCCGCTCAAGGTCATCCAGCACGCCACCGCCAACAACGCCAAGATCCTCGGTGCCGAGGCCGATCTCGGCCGGGTCCGCGTCGGTTTCCTTGCCGACCTCATCGTCGTGAACGGCAACCCGCTCGAAGATCTGAAGGTCTTCTATCCGACCGGAACCACCGCAATCAGGAACGGCAAGGAAGTCAAAGCCGGCGGGGTCGAATGGACCATCAAGGATGGGATTCCCTACAACGGGGCCCGCTTGATGGAGGAAGTGAAAGACCTCGTCGCCAAGGCCCGGCAGGAGCGGGCCAAGAAACAGCGGTAG
- a CDS encoding 2-oxoacid:acceptor oxidoreductase subunit alpha, which produces MTTTSPTPPIRIPRDAVVIRFAGDSGDGMQITGSEFAVETALAGNDLATFPDFPAEIRAPQGTTFGVSAFQIHFGNSEVMTAGDELDALIAMNPAALKTNLKDLQRGGVLVCDIATFTARNLTKAGYTANPLDDPSLSDYRVLKLDVTKMNAEAVKPFGLGAKEALRSRNMWTLGLMLWMYGRDRSHTIEWLERKFAKKPDIAKANVAALNAGHAFGETTELSAPSYSVAPASAAPGTYRTVTGTDSLVWGLVAGAKAAKLDRVVMASYPITPSSPVLHSLAGLKQFGIVTFQAEDEISAMCAAIGAAFGGALAITSSSGPGIALKTEAIGLAVMTELPVIVINNQRGGPSTGLPTKTEQSDLYQAIYGRNGDTPLPVISTATPSDCFQVAMEAVRIATKYMTPVMLLTDGYLANASEPWLIPDVNELPSFPVKFRTDPVGFHPSLRDPVTLGRVWALPGTAGLEHRIGGIEKDYDSGHISYDPDNHQKMTDVRAAKIDGIANDIPLQAVALGEDTGTMAVVGWGSTYGPIHQAVRTLRAEGQEVSHIHIRYLKPFPRNLGDLLKRFDRVLVPEMNNGQLVTVLRSEYLIPAEKLAKVTGKPFKISELVTAIRTRLEK; this is translated from the coding sequence ATGACAACCACCAGCCCAACCCCCCCGATCCGGATCCCCCGGGACGCTGTCGTGATTCGCTTCGCCGGCGACTCCGGAGACGGGATGCAGATTACCGGCTCCGAATTCGCCGTGGAAACCGCCTTGGCGGGCAACGATCTGGCCACGTTTCCCGACTTCCCGGCGGAAATTCGGGCCCCTCAGGGCACCACGTTCGGGGTTTCTGCGTTTCAGATCCACTTCGGCAACAGCGAGGTCATGACCGCGGGCGACGAGCTCGACGCCCTGATCGCCATGAATCCCGCGGCCCTGAAGACCAACCTGAAAGACCTCCAGCGGGGCGGAGTATTGGTCTGCGATATCGCCACCTTCACCGCCCGGAATTTGACCAAAGCCGGGTATACGGCCAACCCGCTCGACGATCCATCGCTCTCCGACTACCGGGTGCTCAAGCTCGACGTCACCAAGATGAACGCCGAGGCGGTCAAGCCGTTTGGTTTGGGCGCCAAGGAGGCCCTCCGCTCGCGGAACATGTGGACCCTCGGCCTGATGCTGTGGATGTACGGCCGCGACCGGAGCCACACGATTGAGTGGCTGGAACGGAAGTTTGCGAAGAAGCCCGATATCGCGAAGGCCAACGTTGCGGCCCTGAACGCCGGCCATGCCTTTGGTGAGACCACCGAGCTCTCGGCCCCGTCCTATAGCGTAGCGCCGGCCAGTGCCGCGCCCGGGACCTACCGAACCGTGACCGGCACCGATTCGCTGGTCTGGGGCCTGGTGGCCGGGGCCAAAGCCGCCAAGCTCGACCGCGTGGTCATGGCGTCGTATCCGATTACGCCGTCCTCGCCGGTGCTGCACTCGCTGGCCGGATTGAAGCAGTTCGGGATCGTCACCTTCCAGGCCGAGGACGAGATTTCGGCCATGTGCGCCGCCATCGGGGCGGCCTTCGGAGGGGCGTTGGCCATCACCTCGAGTTCCGGACCCGGGATTGCCCTCAAGACTGAAGCGATCGGTCTGGCCGTGATGACCGAATTGCCGGTCATCGTGATCAACAACCAGCGAGGCGGGCCCTCCACGGGTCTCCCGACCAAGACCGAGCAGTCCGACCTCTACCAAGCCATCTACGGCCGGAACGGCGACACGCCGCTGCCGGTGATCTCGACGGCCACGCCGTCGGATTGTTTTCAGGTCGCGATGGAGGCGGTCCGGATTGCCACCAAATACATGACGCCGGTCATGCTGCTCACCGACGGGTATCTGGCCAACGCATCCGAGCCGTGGCTCATTCCCGACGTCAACGAACTGCCGAGCTTCCCGGTCAAATTCCGCACCGATCCCGTGGGATTCCACCCCTCCCTGCGCGACCCCGTCACGTTGGGCCGGGTCTGGGCCCTCCCCGGCACCGCGGGTCTCGAGCACCGGATCGGCGGCATCGAGAAGGACTACGACAGCGGACACATTTCGTACGATCCGGACAACCACCAGAAGATGACCGACGTCCGGGCCGCCAAAATCGACGGCATTGCCAACGACATTCCGCTCCAGGCTGTGGCCTTGGGTGAGGATACCGGGACGATGGCGGTCGTTGGCTGGGGCTCGACCTACGGCCCGATTCACCAAGCAGTCCGGACCCTTCGCGCCGAGGGCCAGGAGGTGTCCCACATCCACATTCGGTACTTGAAACCATTCCCCCGGAACCTCGGCGACCTGCTCAAACGGTTTGACCGGGTCCTGGTCCCGGAAATGAACAACGGCCAGCTGGTGACGGTGCTCCGAAGCGAGTACCTGATTCCGGCCGAAAAACTGGCCAAGGTTACCGGCAAGCCCTTCAAGATCAGCGAACTGGTGACGGCCATCCGCACCCGATTGGAGAAGTGA
- a CDS encoding DinB family protein, which yields MTTTKYDRPADDEFAPYYGSYINKVPAGDLLTIMAEQIPEVMNLLRPLSEEKALFAYAPGKWTIKQCVGHLFDAERVFAYRIVSFARADPTPLPSFDENGWIEPGQFNARSLTSLVDEWVAVRSGSLALLSGLPVEARTRRGIASGKEVSVRALAHILAGHVTHHLQVLKERYL from the coding sequence ATGACAACGACCAAGTATGATCGACCCGCCGACGACGAGTTCGCGCCGTATTACGGGAGCTATATCAACAAGGTGCCAGCCGGCGATCTCTTGACCATCATGGCGGAGCAGATCCCTGAGGTCATGAACCTCCTCCGGCCGCTGTCCGAAGAAAAGGCCCTGTTCGCCTACGCCCCCGGTAAATGGACCATCAAGCAGTGTGTCGGGCACCTCTTCGACGCTGAGCGGGTTTTTGCCTACCGGATCGTGAGCTTTGCCAGGGCTGACCCCACGCCGCTCCCCAGTTTCGATGAAAACGGGTGGATTGAACCCGGCCAGTTCAACGCTCGGTCCCTGACGAGCCTGGTCGACGAGTGGGTCGCGGTCCGGAGCGGGAGCCTGGCCCTGTTGTCCGGCTTGCCGGTCGAGGCCCGGACCCGCCGCGGCATCGCGAGCGGGAAAGAAGTCTCGGTCCGCGCGCTGGCCCACATTCTGGCGGGTCACGTGACCCACCACCTCCAGGTACTCAAAGAGCGGTACCTCTGA
- a CDS encoding 2-oxoacid:ferredoxin oxidoreductase subunit beta — translation MTTTTVPLKASDFESDQEVRWCPGCGDYAILKAVQRTLADIGATKESTVFVSGIGCSSRFPYYISTYGFHTIHGRAPAVATGLKLARPDLDVWLVTGDGDGLSIGGNHMLHILRRNVDIQLMLFNNEIYGLTKGQYSPTSRVGTRSPSTPLGSLDSPLSPTLFALGAGARFVARTVDTQQAHLVTVLKRAHAHRGTSFVEIFQNCVVYNDGVFDEFTDKSVAPDRQLLAEHGKPLVFGKEKNQGLRLKPAALELEVVTIGENGITESDILVHDETNRTLASLLGSLHPPVFPQVLGVLYCDPAPTYEDVVFAQMKSATGGPKDLAALMHSGRTWTVAG, via the coding sequence ATGACCACCACGACAGTACCGCTCAAGGCCTCCGATTTCGAGTCAGATCAAGAAGTCCGCTGGTGCCCGGGCTGCGGTGACTACGCCATTCTCAAGGCGGTCCAACGGACCTTGGCCGACATCGGCGCCACCAAAGAGTCGACGGTGTTCGTGTCGGGCATCGGGTGCTCGTCCCGGTTCCCCTACTACATCTCGACCTACGGGTTCCATACCATTCACGGCCGGGCGCCGGCGGTAGCCACCGGCTTGAAGCTCGCCCGCCCCGACCTCGATGTCTGGCTGGTCACCGGCGACGGGGATGGCCTCTCGATCGGCGGCAACCACATGCTCCATATCCTTCGCCGCAATGTCGACATCCAGTTGATGCTGTTCAACAACGAGATCTACGGGCTCACCAAAGGGCAGTACTCCCCGACCTCACGGGTCGGAACCCGGTCGCCCTCGACGCCCCTGGGCTCGCTCGATTCCCCGCTCTCACCGACCTTGTTCGCTCTGGGAGCCGGCGCCCGCTTCGTGGCCCGCACGGTCGACACCCAGCAGGCTCATCTCGTCACGGTGCTGAAGCGGGCACACGCTCATCGGGGCACCAGTTTCGTCGAAATCTTCCAGAACTGCGTGGTCTACAACGACGGCGTCTTCGACGAGTTCACCGACAAGAGCGTCGCGCCGGACCGTCAATTGCTGGCCGAACACGGGAAGCCACTGGTATTTGGGAAAGAAAAAAATCAAGGCCTCCGGCTCAAACCGGCGGCCCTGGAACTCGAAGTCGTGACTATCGGTGAAAACGGGATCACGGAGTCGGACATCTTGGTCCACGACGAGACGAACCGGACCCTGGCCTCGCTCCTGGGTTCGCTCCATCCGCCGGTGTTTCCTCAAGTTCTCGGCGTCCTCTATTGCGACCCGGCGCCGACCTACGAGGACGTGGTCTTTGCTCAGATGAAGTCAGCGACCGGTGGCCCCAAGGACCTCGCGGCCCTGATGCACAGCGGCCGGACCTGGACTGTAGCCGGCTAA
- a CDS encoding copper homeostasis protein CutC, which translates to MLTRTRPLVEVAVDSVAAAVMAAGLGADRLELCQDLELGGTTPSLGLIEAVRERVTIPMAVMIRPRGGEFVYGLDEMLVMTADIGHAIRAGANGVVVGPLNAGGGIDREGLKRLVAAAGPVPVVFHRAFDSVAEPIEALEVLMADGVARLLTAGGGASAYEGRGVIGRLVRRAGTDLTVIAGGGVMAAEVVGLVEATSVREVHLSGIRLERVADGVFGMTPVPNPGRLSGVIEALGR; encoded by the coding sequence ATGCTAACGCGAACTCGCCCGTTGGTCGAGGTAGCCGTCGATTCGGTGGCTGCGGCTGTCATGGCGGCCGGATTGGGGGCCGACCGGCTTGAACTCTGCCAGGATCTCGAGCTGGGCGGGACGACGCCGAGCTTGGGGTTGATCGAGGCGGTCCGGGAGCGGGTGACGATCCCAATGGCGGTGATGATCCGGCCCCGGGGCGGGGAATTTGTTTATGGCCTGGATGAGATGCTGGTCATGACGGCAGACATTGGGCATGCGATCCGGGCCGGGGCCAACGGCGTGGTGGTTGGGCCATTGAACGCCGGCGGCGGGATTGACCGGGAGGGATTGAAGCGGTTGGTGGCGGCGGCCGGGCCGGTGCCGGTGGTGTTTCATCGGGCGTTCGATTCGGTGGCGGAACCGATTGAGGCGCTCGAGGTTTTGATGGCGGATGGCGTGGCTCGGCTGCTGACGGCTGGGGGAGGGGCTTCGGCCTATGAGGGGCGGGGCGTGATCGGTCGGCTGGTCAGGCGGGCGGGGACCGACCTAACGGTGATCGCGGGCGGCGGGGTAATGGCGGCGGAGGTCGTCGGGTTGGTGGAGGCCACCTCGGTGCGGGAGGTCCACCTGTCCGGGATTCGGCTGGAGCGGGTGGCGGACGGGGTGTTTGGGATGACGCCGGTGCCGAATCCTGGTCGGCTGAGTGGAGTCATCGAAGCGCTGGGCCGGTGA
- a CDS encoding class A beta-lactamase-related serine hydrolase: protein MRWLVAVLLVVPVRISAQISADTAAMIDQVFAGLNRSDAPGCSIGLDRAGSPIFRRGYGMASLESGAPMTEFSVVESGSVGKQFTAGVITYLALQGKLSLDDPIRKYVPELPDYGSPITVRMALNHTSGIRDMWTLFSLAGVEPGTHLYTMDQALAMVYRQQELNFPPNSAFLYSNSGFLLLAEVVERVTGQPLAQVSQDVFFKPLSMTHTQWRDDWNRVVPGRVTAYGRTDRGSYRVDMPFMSVYGAGGLLTTVGDLLKWNEHLTHPTIGGQPWVNLMQQQGRLTAGKEIDYAAGLFMTSYRGEPEISHSGATGGYRTYLARWPARRLSLALLCNVATANTIALGQQVADVFIGAKPGPIQLTAQGGPGSTTKPAVPAAAADLAAVAGAYYSQELDVTYRLTASDSGLTALVGERAPITLRPTGKDEFTGPMGIILKFSRAENGRADGFRLGAGRVQNLRFVRR from the coding sequence ATGCGATGGCTCGTTGCTGTGTTGCTAGTGGTACCCGTCCGGATCAGTGCTCAGATCTCGGCGGACACCGCGGCTATGATCGACCAAGTATTTGCTGGGCTCAATCGATCGGACGCGCCGGGGTGCTCGATCGGCCTCGACCGGGCCGGCAGCCCGATTTTCCGGCGGGGCTATGGCATGGCCAGTCTCGAATCGGGAGCGCCGATGACCGAGTTCTCGGTGGTCGAGTCCGGTTCGGTGGGCAAGCAATTCACGGCCGGGGTCATCACGTACTTGGCGCTTCAGGGGAAGTTGAGTCTGGACGACCCGATCCGCAAATACGTCCCGGAGCTTCCCGATTACGGGAGTCCGATCACCGTTCGGATGGCATTGAATCACACCAGCGGCATCCGCGACATGTGGACCCTGTTTTCGCTGGCCGGCGTCGAACCGGGAACCCATCTCTACACGATGGACCAGGCCCTCGCGATGGTGTACCGGCAACAGGAGCTCAATTTTCCGCCGAACTCGGCGTTCCTCTACAGCAACTCCGGGTTCCTGCTGCTGGCCGAAGTGGTGGAGCGGGTAACGGGGCAGCCGCTGGCCCAAGTTTCCCAAGACGTCTTCTTCAAGCCGTTAAGCATGACCCACACTCAGTGGCGGGACGACTGGAATCGGGTCGTGCCGGGCCGGGTCACGGCCTACGGCCGGACCGACCGCGGGAGCTACCGGGTCGACATGCCGTTCATGAGCGTCTATGGCGCGGGCGGCCTCCTGACCACGGTCGGCGATCTCCTCAAATGGAACGAGCACTTGACCCACCCAACCATCGGCGGCCAGCCGTGGGTCAACCTGATGCAGCAACAGGGGCGGCTCACCGCCGGTAAGGAGATCGACTACGCCGCCGGCCTGTTCATGACGTCGTACCGCGGCGAGCCCGAGATCTCGCACAGCGGCGCCACCGGTGGCTATCGGACCTATCTGGCGCGCTGGCCGGCTCGGCGACTCTCCCTGGCGTTGCTCTGCAATGTCGCCACCGCCAACACCATCGCTCTTGGCCAACAAGTCGCCGATGTGTTCATCGGCGCCAAGCCCGGCCCGATTCAGCTGACCGCCCAAGGAGGCCCCGGCAGCACCACCAAGCCGGCCGTGCCCGCCGCCGCGGCCGACTTGGCCGCCGTCGCCGGGGCCTACTACAGTCAGGAACTCGACGTGACCTACCGCCTGACCGCCAGCGATTCCGGTCTGACGGCCCTCGTCGGAGAGCGAGCGCCGATTACGTTGCGGCCCACCGGGAAGGATGAGTTCACGGGGCCGATGGGGATCATCCTGAAGTTTTCGCGAGCCGAGAACGGCCGCGCCGACGGCTTCCGCTTGGGAGCCGGCCGGGTTCAAAATCTTCGCTTCGTGAGACGGTAA
- a CDS encoding gluconate 2-dehydrogenase subunit 3 family protein has product MDRRLLLKTLGGSAAALPILAQSAGCRPAETPSAPVEGPPWTGPAGTPSDPDLVQPKTPWAKVMTAEELTVLTALCDTIIPADEKSPAASQVGVPDFINEWASAPYDYQRGGLAQIRAGLLWLDAEAARRFRKAFAALTEVERNRICDDICYEPKAKPRFKVAARFFDLVRDLAATGFYTTTEGMKDLQYIGNVALPRFDGPPPEVLKHLGLE; this is encoded by the coding sequence ATGGATCGCCGCTTGCTCCTGAAGACGTTAGGCGGATCGGCGGCAGCGTTACCGATCCTGGCCCAGAGCGCGGGATGCCGGCCGGCCGAGACGCCGTCGGCACCGGTCGAAGGGCCGCCGTGGACCGGGCCGGCCGGCACGCCCTCGGATCCGGACCTGGTGCAACCCAAAACCCCGTGGGCCAAGGTGATGACGGCCGAGGAACTGACCGTCTTGACGGCCCTCTGCGACACCATCATCCCGGCCGACGAGAAAAGCCCGGCGGCGAGCCAGGTCGGAGTTCCGGACTTCATCAACGAGTGGGCCAGCGCGCCATATGACTACCAGCGCGGCGGACTGGCGCAGATCCGCGCGGGGCTCCTCTGGCTCGACGCCGAGGCGGCTCGTCGGTTCCGGAAGGCGTTTGCGGCGTTGACGGAGGTGGAGCGGAACCGGATTTGTGACGACATTTGCTACGAACCCAAGGCGAAGCCGAGGTTCAAAGTGGCGGCCCGGTTCTTCGATTTGGTCCGAGATCTGGCGGCCACGGGGTTCTACACGACGACCGAAGGGATGAAGGACCTCCAGTACATCGGCAACGTCGCACTTCCGAGGTTCGATGGTCCCCCGCCCGAGGTGCTCAAGCACTTGGGGCTCGAATGA